TGCAGAAGGCGGTGCCCTCGTCCGACTCGGCGTGCACCAGCAGCGCGGCGTTCGACCCGGTGAAGCCGGTCAGGTAGCGGACGTTGAGCAGGTTGGTGACCAGCAGCGCGTCCAGCTCCAGTGCCCGGAGCGAGGCGCGGAGTGCGGCGCGACGAGTGGCGTGGTGCATGTGGGCAGCCTAGAGCCACCCGCACCGGTGCACAGCGGCCCACGATCGGCTGAACTTCCGGCACCGCCGCGGGCACATAGGGTGGGCACATGCGCGCGTGGCTGGTCCGGGGTCTCTGGCTGGGGTTGCTCCACGGCGCGGTGCAGACCGGCACCGCGGCGGTGGGCGTGAACAGCCCCGAGGCGGGCACCGCCGTCCGGTACATCGCGTTGGCGCTGGTGGTGGTCGTCGGGCTGCTGTGGGGCGCGCTGGACGCGTGGCGGGGGCTGGCGGGCGCCGGGCTGGTGTGGTTCCTGGCCGGGCTGGTGGCGGGGCCGTCGGCCGGGGTGGTCGGGGTGCTGGGCCGGTCGCTGGTCGACCAGACCGGGCTGGAGGCCCTGGGGCCCGCGCTGACCGGCGGCGCGGCGTTCACCGCGTTGCTGGTCATGGTCAGCGCGGGGCTGGGCGTCGTGCTGGGCGGCCGGTTGCCCCAGCCGGGTGAACGGGGCTAGCGGCGCAGGTCGCCGGCCTTCTTGTAGGAGGCCCAGGTCCGCTGGGTGACGTCGGTGACGGTCGAGGAGTTCAGCTCGGCGACCGCGGCGTCGGGGACCAGCCACAGCCGGTCGTCGGCCAGCAGCAGGCCGACCTGCCCGTCCGGGGCCCGCACGGCCCGCACGCCCGCCGGGACGCGTTCCACGACCTCCAGCCGGTCCACCACGGGCGGGCGGCGGTCCAGCACGGCGGTGGCCAGGCGGGCGGCCACCGAGCGGCGCTCGACGCGCACCACCTCGCCGCCCAGCACCAGGTCGACGGTGTTCTCCGGGGACGGCACGGCGAAGCCGTCCAGGACGCGCGCCGCCTCCTCGGTGGCGCAGCCGGGCACCCCGGCGAGGTCCAGGCCGAAGTGGCCCAGGTCGGTCGGCGCGCCCGACTCGCCGGACACGGTCGCGCGGACCACGTCCACCGGCACCCGGCCGCACGGGTCCTCCGGGGACGCCGGCGCGTGCCCGGTGGGGGTGCGCAGCAGGCCGGGGCCCTCCCGCCACGGGCCGGGCAGGTGCACCCGCGGGTGGGGGTTGGCGGTGAAGTCGCGGTTCCAGAAGGTCAGGGTGGTGCCCTGGTCGGTGGAGTGCGCGACGACGAAGACCTGGAGCGCGTCGACGAACATCCAGTCGGCGCTGAAGGCGTCCACGATCGAGCGGGGCCGCGAGCGGGTGTCGGGTACCGACGTGAAGCCGCCCGGGCCCAGGGCCTGCACGCCGCTCGCGAACGCCGGGTCCTTCGACCTGAGCACGAACTGGCCCGCGCCGTTCCACCCGGCCGCCGCGCCGGTGGTGTCGGTGAACATCAGGTAGAACCAGCCGTCCAGCCACAGCGCCGACGCCTGGCCGGCGCCGTAGGCGTTGTCCCTGATCACCACGTTGGACGGGGCCAGGAGCGGGCCGCCGAGGCGGGTCCAGGTCAGGCCGTCCGGGCTGGTGGCCACGCCCAGGGCGCTGCCGTTGGCGTGGTTGTCGCGCTCGGCGGCGGTGTAGTACATGTAGTACGTCCCGTCGACCTTGATCACCGACGGGTCGCAGGTGTGCATGGCGTCGAAGCCCGCGCCGCTGCCGGAGAGCACGGCCACCGCCGGTGCGCCGCCGGGCGCGGCGAACGGGCCGTCCGGCGAGGCGGCCTCCGCGTAGAGCACGTCGTCGCCCGCGGGCTGGGCCGTGCCGAGCTGGCTGCACCACCACATGCGGACCTTGCCGCCCTCAGCCATCAGCGAGGGCGCGTAGTTGTACGCCGAGTCCCCGCCGCCCACCGCGACCACGCCGGCGCTCCGCCTGCCGCGGTCGGCGGCCAGCGCCACCGGTACCGGGACGGGCGGCTCCGCGGCCTCGACCACCGCGGACGTGCTGGGCGCGGTGCTGCTGCCGGGGGTTTCCGGTGCGGGGTCGGCGACG
This portion of the Saccharothrix syringae genome encodes:
- a CDS encoding B-4DMT family transporter is translated as MRAWLVRGLWLGLLHGAVQTGTAAVGVNSPEAGTAVRYIALALVVVVGLLWGALDAWRGLAGAGLVWFLAGLVAGPSAGVVGVLGRSLVDQTGLEALGPALTGGAAFTALLVMVSAGLGVVLGGRLPQPGERG
- a CDS encoding glycoside hydrolase family protein, which codes for MPSPVGRAARLLGSALVAASLAACAPSVADPAPETPGSSTAPSTSAVVEAAEPPVPVPVALAADRGRRSAGVVAVGGGDSAYNYAPSLMAEGGKVRMWWCSQLGTAQPAGDDVLYAEAASPDGPFAAPGGAPAVAVLSGSGAGFDAMHTCDPSVIKVDGTYYMYYTAAERDNHANGSALGVATSPDGLTWTRLGGPLLAPSNVVIRDNAYGAGQASALWLDGWFYLMFTDTTGAAAGWNGAGQFVLRSKDPAFASGVQALGPGGFTSVPDTRSRPRSIVDAFSADWMFVDALQVFVVAHSTDQGTTLTFWNRDFTANPHPRVHLPGPWREGPGLLRTPTGHAPASPEDPCGRVPVDVVRATVSGESGAPTDLGHFGLDLAGVPGCATEEAARVLDGFAVPSPENTVDLVLGGEVVRVERRSVAARLATAVLDRRPPVVDRLEVVERVPAGVRAVRAPDGQVGLLLADDRLWLVPDAAVAELNSSTVTDVTQRTWASYKKAGDLRR